A stretch of DNA from Camelus ferus isolate YT-003-E chromosome 18, BCGSAC_Cfer_1.0, whole genome shotgun sequence:
GAAGGGAGCCCCTTCTGTCAAGGGGATGAAGCCAAGAATTCCTAGTGTTAAGGACACTTGGGCCTTGGAGGGTACAAGGAGGCCATCAAACTGAGGAAGCAGAGGGTGTTTCTTGGGGAGGGATCAGTGAGCACGAGGGACTTGGAGACGGGAAGTGCTGGCCTGGGGACAAAGCTGGGAGAAGTTCCGCCCTGGAGCAGGAAGGGGACAACCTTCCCTGTTggctcctcccccgcccctccccaggtgGGCTGGTGTGTCTGACCACCAGGACCAACCCATCCAACCTTCGATACAAAGAGGCACTGGAGGCCACCCTGGACAGGCTGGAGCAGGCTGGGGTGTGGGAACGCCTGGTGGCCTGGCCTGTGGACCGGTGGGAACTGGCCACCTCGGAGCTCGAGTTGGGGCCTGGCGCCTCTGACAGCGATGGCTTCATCTCCGGCATCGTCTACCTGTACCGCAAACAGGAGGCAGGTTGAGGGAGCAAGTCCCAGCACCTCACCCCCAGCTGGCCTCTGACCCTCCCTGTGGCCTCAGCCAGGCCCGGCCTGGGGCCTCCTCTGCTTTACCTGTGAATCGGGGCCGCtgtgccagccctgccccttgGGGGAAGCTGTCCCTATTAAACGAGCCCCAGAAGGGGCAGCAGAATGCTGGCTCTGTGGTTCTTCACCCCAGGAAAGAGTGGCATCTGTCCCTGAGAAGGACAAGTGAGAAGAGACAGGACTGagggcccccacccccggctgtCCCTGCACCAAGCACGGCAGGACCACAGAGGTGACTTTTCGACTCCTCCCAGGGCGGTGCACCCCCACCTCTAACCCACATACCAGGAGCCCGGGCTTACACATCTGGGCCTGTGACGCTTCCACGGGTCCAGGCTTCGGTGTCATTTCTAAAGGGATCGGAATGTGGCTCTCCAGGCggagctgggaggcaggtgaAAGGGCAGCATGGTGGTGAGAATGTGAACAGGGCAGATGATAATTCCTCCAAGCAGGAGCCATGGGAAGGCTTCACGGGGGAGGAGGCTCAGAGCTGGGTCTTCAGGACGAGCAGGATTCAgaggggtggagaaggggaaaaggacaTTCCAGGATGAGGGCAGGGACGGCCTGAGCAAAGGCTGGGAGACAGGACCTGGGGGGTGAGCAGACCAGCCTGGCTGCCCAGACAAAACTGAGAcaaaggagaggagggcagggagcccaCCCCCCAGGACTGGCTGTTTCATCTGTCCTCCCCCCCTGGGTTCCCCAGCACTTCAGGGTCCTGGGCTTCACCCTCTAACAAACAAACAGAGGGCTTGAGCAAGGTGATTCCAAAGGTCAGGGCCAGTTTCACTATCTCACAATTCCCCCAAACCAGTTTTGTGTGTTCCTGCCTGGGGTCCAGGCCCTCACCCTGTCCCGCCTACCTCCACAGCAGAAATCAAACGATAGAGCCTTCCTGTGCACAGGTCCCgtttattgtagaaaataatAGCAATTACCGTGACAAATAGtttaaattacaaaacagaaaccacatAGGAGACAAGGAAAAGCCCAGGACTTCCTGGGTTGAGGGCCAGAGACAGactgctccccagccctccccaggctgACCAATGACCTTGGCAGGGGGGGAGGACCCAGAGGTGGCCAGTCTCAGGGGGCCTCAGGGTCCTTCTGCTGAGGCTGCAGAGGCAGATCCCtgaggaggcggggtgggggctggaaggGGTGCGGGCAGCCTCGGCTGCctctctggccccctcccccaccactacCCAAACCAGTTTGTGGCATCTCCGCCCCTCCCCTCTAAACCTGTCCGTCCACTCTGTGCTCAGCAACCGTGCTCCACGGGCAGGTGGGTGAGCAAGGCAGCCATTCTCGTGGCCACAGGTTTCCTTGGGCTAGGCACAGCCCAAGTGCTCGCTGATCCACCCAGAGGATGCTGGCTGAAGGAGTGGGGAAGATCACAGAAGGGGACAGTGGTCAACACGGGCATGGTCCCATCGTCCACTGGGCACCCACTCAGAGGCAGAGCCCAAGCAAAGTCAGAGCTGAGCTGTCCCGGCCAGCAGGAGCCAGCCCCCTCTATCCACAGCTATTCAGAGGAGAGTGATACAGGAGTCTCTTTCCATCCATCCTTGCTAGCGTTGGAGGTGGTCTTGGGAAGGTGTCTGAGAGGGCCAGAAGGGGCTGAGGGCTGCCAGCCAATGGCCTGGCTCAGTCCCTGCTTGCCCAGCCACCAGGAGCCTGTGGCTGTGTCAGGGCCATCCCGGGGTCACAGGTTGCAGGTCACAGCTCAGTCCAGGGAGAAAcaaaggtgaaagaaaaagagtCAACAGTAGCACCTTACACGTAGTTGCTGGCTGGGGCGGAGCGGGCGGCAGAGTACTTGGCCGAATAGGGCTTGTCGTTACGGGGTGGGCAGTTGCAGCAAAGCAGGCCCCCACCGAGCATCAGCAGACCAGCGGCAGCCCAGCCGATGTAGAGCGAGGCTCCCATCTCCCGCTTCTGGCCAGAGGCCACCAGTGGGTTGTAGAAGTCGCGGATGACATTGTGGGCCGTCCAGGACACGGGCACCATCACCAGCAGGCCGGCCAGCAGGAACACCACGCCGGCCACGATCATGGTCTTGGCCTTGGCGCTCTCATCCTCCACGCAGTTGGTGCACTTGCCGCCCACCACCGACAGCAGCACGCCCAGCACGGCCAAGATGATGCAGATGACGATGAGGGCGCGGGCCGCCTGCAGGTCCTGCGGCAGCGCCAGCAGCGAGTCGTACACTTTGCACTGCATCTGGCCCGTGCTCTGCACCACGCAGTTCATCCACAGGCCTTCCCAGATGGTCTGCGACGTGACGATGTTGCTGCCGATGAAGGCCGTCACACGCCACATGGGCAGCGCACAGCTCAGTATGGCGCCCAGCCAGCCCAGCACAGCCAGAGCGATACCCATCACCTGCAGCCCCATGGAAGCCATGGCTCAGCGTCTGCCGGGATCTAGGACCTGGAAGGCAGTGGGGATCCGGCCTTTGGGGCTGTAGGAGTCCAAATGCTGGGGACGAACACTCTGCCTTTCACTACAAGCCTGGAGGCAAAGCCAGTTGGAGCAACTCCGAGCGGAAGAGTCAGGAGCACAAGCCCGGGGAGTAAGACCAGACCAGTTCCTTCCTGCCAACAGCTGCCGCACGCTCAGACTAAAGACCGAAGCAGTTATAAGGCTCGGCGGGAGGGGCGGTGGCTGAGGGAGGGGTTTCAGTCCCTGGAGCCGCCCCCTGACCAGTTTCGCTAGATTCCTGAGCCTACCAACAAAGGCATTTTaaggccccagccctgggctcctgcgTCATGACCTGGAGAGCCAGTCTCAGGAAACTGCCCTTTCCCCCTGCTGAGGCCCATGCTGAGGTCAGGCAGACACTGAGTCACAGCCTACAGGCACCTGGACAGATGGTGGGGGAGGTGTGGGTGGGTTATGGGGACAGGGAGTTGGGGGAGCCAGGCCCAGCCAAGTTCAGGGCCTGAAGACCAGACTCCCCGCACCCCAGGGCTCCCTCATACCAGgcttgggtgggtgggtggcggTAGGGACCTTCAGGGAGAGGGTCTGAGGATGGGGTTCTGAGAATGTCAAGGGGGCCACACCTTGATTTCTGTTGTCCTTATCACCTTTATCATTGGCCTGATCATTACTATTAACAGTCTCACCATCCATGCCTCTGCCCCACCAGCGGTCTGGACATTGGTCTAATGCAGTCCAGTTTTAAGGAACAAGGAGCTGGAGGGCCGGGACTCCTGGGTCCATCACCGGCCCCCATCTCTCGCCCACCATCAGCTGGCTTCCCAGCCCCGCCAGAGGAGGAGACTTGGAGGTGATGCCCTTTAGgccaaagagagaaggaaggctgCCCCCATCACAGAAGTTTCGGCCAGTTTCTGCCAGGCTGAGCCTGCTTGACCAGAACTGGATGGGGGAGGTCACCAAGAGCAAGCCATGGGCCAGACCCTGGGGACATCAGCCCCGCAAACGGGTGTTTACTCAGTGAAGATAGACAGAACAGTTGTCTGATAAAGCCAGGATGGGAGCAAAGTCCCGTGAGACTTCAAAGGGGAGTGAGAActcagggtggaggtggggttccGGGGAGGGGGCCTGACATGGAAGGGGTGCTCCCTGGCACAACTCCAATGGGGCGCTGAATTCTTGGGCTGTGCTGCAGAGGGCACTGACGTCAGAAATCACCATGGATGGgtcccctggagttgtgcaagGCAGCCGGACTAGGTGAAGGAGAACGTCGGGGAGAGGGAACAGCGAGGACAAAGGTGCCgaggtggggaagggcagccAGTTCTGGGAGCCAGAACAGAGGCACAGGAATCCAGTCTGACCAGGGACcgggggagtaggggaggggctggagtgaAAGAGCCAAAAATCTCTGCCTCAGGCATCACTGAGCCTTGGGCTGTGCACCGAGGCATGGAGATGAACAAGGAGATTGGGTGCCAGGCTGTGGGGTCTCCATGCACGTTAGAAGGGGGTCTGTGGAAATCGGACAGAGGTCAAAGCAGCGCAGGGCTCGAGGGTCTGGAAGGGCTTGATTCAGGGCAGGGGAACCCAGAGGAAGAGGCCATAGTAGCGGTGAGAGAGACTGGCTGGGCTCATCCCGGCTGGATCAAGGGAACCCCACATCCTCTCTTTCCCACATGCTGGGCTCCAGTGAGACCCTGAGCTTTGTCTAACATTGCACCTGGGTGCTGGGGCGCTGTGTGTCCAATCTGACCAGAAGCTTCCTGAAAGAGGACTTCCCAGCAGGTGTGATTTGGGTGGAGGGCTTCTGTGAGCTACTTTGAAGCACGCCTGCTGAACCACAGTGCTGGAGGGGACAATCTAGCATGATGGGGAAGTTGAGGTCCCGGACTGTGGTTGACTGTAACACAGTGGCCTCCCCTCCGAGACTGGGGGCTCCTGGAGGACCGAAGCATGGCTTTATTCAACCTCAGAGCTCAGCGCAGGGGCTGACACATGCTAAGTGCTCACCAAGATAGGAGGCATTACCCCTCCTGGTTCCCAGTTGCCCTCCCGGACTCTCCTCCAcaccctgcccccctcccccaggcacacACACCAACACAAACAGGGATGGTTTCTGCCTGGATCACGCCTCCCCGGGATTTTCCGAACAAGGCTTTGAGGAACAGCACACAAAGAGACCAGTGGACTGAGCAACAGAGATAACTAACTACCCTTCGAGATGAAGGATAAGAGCTTTCCTGCAATGACCTCATCTCAGCCTGCCTGTCAGTAAGCAAGGCAAGAACTTTCCTGCCTGTacacagatgggtaaactgaggcctggagagggtcAGGGATTTGCCCAGCACTTGCCCAGGGACTTGGGTGGGCACGTCATCCCAGCCCTTCAGTAAGGTTTCTGCCTACAGAAGTGAATTGGCCAGAAggccaggcccccccccccaccctgctACACCCCCACCAACTTCCTGCTCACGTTCTGGGACAGAGTCAGCTGGTAAGTGGAGAagcaggagtgggggagggggagcgcaC
This window harbors:
- the CLDN4 gene encoding claudin-4, which produces MASMGLQVMGIALAVLGWLGAILSCALPMWRVTAFIGSNIVTSQTIWEGLWMNCVVQSTGQMQCKVYDSLLALPQDLQAARALIVICIILAVLGVLLSVVGGKCTNCVEDESAKAKTMIVAGVVFLLAGLLVMVPVSWTAHNVIRDFYNPLVASGQKREMGASLYIGWAAAGLLMLGGGLLCCNCPPRNDKPYSAKYSAARSAPASNYV